Proteins encoded by one window of Glycine soja cultivar W05 chromosome 15, ASM419377v2, whole genome shotgun sequence:
- the LOC114385785 gene encoding 40S ribosomal protein S12-like, which produces MSGEEVAVAAEAPAASIPGEPMDIMTALQLVLRKSLAYGGLARGLHEGAKVIEKHAAQLCVLAEDCDQPDYVKLVKALCAEHNVSLLTVPSAKTLGEWAGLCKIDSEGKARKVTGCSCVVVKDFGEEHEAYNVVLQHVKAN; this is translated from the exons TGAAGAGGTAGCTGTTGCAGCTGAGGCACCTGCTGCTTCAATTCCAGGTGAGCCAATGGACATCATGACTGCTCTACAGCTTGTGCTGAGAAAATCTCTGGCCTATGGTGGTCTTGCACGAGGTCTTCATGAAGGTGCTAAGGTGATCGAGAAGCATGCTGCACAGCTCTGCGTTCTAGCAGAAGATTGTGACCAACCTGATTATGTGAAACTGGTGAAGGCTCTTTGTGCAGAGCACAATGTTAGCCTTTTGACAGTTCCAAGTGCAAAGACCCTTGGAGAATGGGCTGGT TTGTGTAAGATTGATTCAGAGGGAAAGGCTAGGAAGGTAACTGGTTGCTCATGTGTGGTTGTCAAG GATTTCGGGGAGGAACATGAAGCCTATAATGTTGTTCTGCAGCATGTGAAAGCCAACTGA